One genomic segment of Erysipelotrichaceae bacterium 66202529 includes these proteins:
- the recU gene encoding Holliday junction resolvase RecU, whose product MIGYPNRKTKPVTATKVSDNHMGRGMSLEHDLNDSNAYYCSCERALIHKKPTPIQVVKVDYPERSAAKITEAYYKTPSTTDYNGIYRGRAIDFEAKETRQKTSFPFKSIHPHQIEHLKKVLQHGGIGFFIIRFTTLEETYLIDAGILIDMYYEGERKSISYMKVKEVGSLIRMGLTPRLCYLDNVDALYFKEEKSYGTKSKRGNG is encoded by the coding sequence GTGATAGGATATCCAAACAGAAAAACAAAGCCGGTAACAGCCACAAAGGTCTCAGATAACCATATGGGACGAGGCATGTCACTGGAGCATGATTTAAACGATTCCAATGCATATTACTGCAGCTGTGAGCGCGCCTTAATACATAAAAAGCCCACACCGATTCAGGTCGTAAAGGTTGATTATCCTGAGCGCAGCGCTGCTAAAATTACGGAAGCCTATTATAAAACACCGAGTACAACCGATTATAACGGGATCTACCGCGGAAGAGCCATTGATTTTGAAGCAAAGGAAACAAGGCAGAAAACCTCCTTCCCCTTCAAAAGCATCCATCCGCATCAGATCGAGCATTTAAAGAAGGTATTACAGCATGGAGGAATCGGCTTTTTCATTATCCGCTTCACCACGCTGGAGGAAACCTATCTAATCGATGCCGGCATACTGATCGATATGTACTATGAGGGAGAACGCAAATCAATATCTTACATGAAGGTGAAGGAAGTAGGTTCCCTTATCCGTATGGGTCTGACACCGAGATTATGTTATCTTGACAACGTCGATGCCCTGTACTTCAAGGAGGAAAAATCATATGGAACAAAATCCAAACGAGGAAACGGTTGA